The following proteins are encoded in a genomic region of Aquella oligotrophica:
- a CDS encoding restriction endonuclease subunit S, with amino-acid sequence MIDITPADQEIVTAILKKYVPHAEVRVFGSRHKWTAKPYSDLDLAIVADAKLDKQLIYDLEEAFEESELSFRVDVIDWFAISDEFRAIIEQGYTVIQEKTRTLPAGWVVKKLGDVIQMTTGKLNANKAEEHGIYPFFTCAPQPYKINKFAFDCDAVLLAGNNANGTFHVNRYNGKFNAYQRTYVITALEYSSIDFIYYKLKNIISDFVGTSQGSATKFLTKPLIENTIIELPPLDKQKEIAAILSSLDDKIERNQQINKKLEEMAQAIFKEWFIDFNFPDENGNPYRDSGGAMTDSELGLIPASWSVGKLGEEFNITMGQSPVGSSYNESKEGMIFFQGRTDFGTRFPSIRLFTTEPKRIAKKFDILLSVRAPVGDINIALQDCCIGRGLAAINAENKSYCYYKLQFLQQQFNIYNGTGTVFGAINKDQLHGLSVVIAAQNVVRNFEDVVSKIDEKIYHNHLEILNLQNTRDTLLPKLISGELIL; translated from the coding sequence ATGATTGATATTACCCCTGCTGATCAGGAAATCGTAACAGCAATTTTAAAAAAGTACGTACCACATGCCGAAGTTCGAGTATTTGGTTCGCGGCATAAATGGACTGCAAAACCATACTCGGATCTTGATCTGGCAATAGTTGCTGATGCCAAGCTTGATAAACAGCTAATTTATGATTTGGAAGAAGCATTTGAAGAATCGGAGTTAAGTTTTCGGGTTGATGTGATTGATTGGTTTGCTATATCTGATGAATTTCGAGCGATAATAGAACAGGGTTATACGGTGATACAGGAAAAGACAAGGACATTGCCTGCTGGCTGGGTAGTGAAAAAGTTGGGTGATGTTATACAAATGACAACAGGTAAACTCAACGCAAATAAAGCAGAAGAACACGGAATTTATCCATTTTTCACATGTGCCCCTCAACCATATAAAATAAACAAATTTGCTTTTGATTGTGACGCTGTTCTACTAGCTGGAAATAATGCAAATGGTACATTTCACGTGAATAGGTATAATGGAAAATTTAATGCTTATCAAAGAACATATGTAATAACAGCTTTGGAATATTCAAGCATTGATTTTATTTATTATAAATTAAAGAATATTATTTCTGATTTTGTTGGAACATCTCAAGGGAGCGCAACTAAATTTTTAACTAAGCCATTAATAGAAAATACGATCATCGAGCTGCCTCCATTGGATAAGCAAAAAGAGATTGCCGCGATATTATCTAGCCTTGATGACAAAATAGAGCGAAACCAACAGATTAATAAAAAGCTGGAAGAAATGGCGCAAGCTATCTTCAAAGAATGGTTCATCGACTTCAACTTTCCTGATGAAAACGGCAATCCCTACCGCGATTCAGGCGGTGCTATGACTGATTCCGAACTCGGACTTATTCCCGCCTCTTGGTCAGTCGGCAAACTTGGTGAAGAATTTAATATAACAATGGGACAATCTCCTGTAGGTTCATCTTATAATGAGAGTAAAGAAGGTATGATTTTTTTTCAAGGTCGTACAGATTTTGGAACTAGATTTCCAAGCATTCGATTGTTTACAACGGAACCAAAGCGTATTGCTAAAAAATTTGATATTTTGTTGAGTGTTAGAGCTCCAGTTGGTGACATAAATATAGCATTACAAGATTGTTGTATTGGTCGTGGATTGGCAGCTATAAATGCTGAAAACAAATCTTATTGTTATTATAAACTGCAATTCTTACAACAACAATTTAATATCTATAATGGAACAGGTACCGTTTTTGGAGCAATAAATAAAGACCAATTACATGGTTTGAGTGTTGTAATAGCAGCCCAGAACGTAGTTAGAAATTTTGAGGATGTAGTCAGTAAAATTGATGAAAAAATATATCACAACCATCTGGAAATATTAAATTTACAGAACACACGTGATACACTTTTACCAAAGTTAATATCAGGCGAATTAATTTTATGA